From Tripterygium wilfordii isolate XIE 37 chromosome 16, ASM1340144v1, whole genome shotgun sequence, one genomic window encodes:
- the LOC119980559 gene encoding clathrin interactor EPSIN 2-like, with protein sequence MKKAFGQTVRDLKREVNKKVLKVPGIEQKVLDATNNESWGPHGSLLSDIAQASKNYHEYQMIMAVLWKRINDIGKNWRHVYKALIVLEYLVAHGSERVIEEIREHAYQTSTLSDFRYIDSSGRDQGNNVRKKSQSLVVLVNDKEKIIEVRQKAAVNRDKFRNTSAGGMYRPSSYSSGGGYGDRYEDDHNEGRYGGRDDDRNDYGRERDYSYKDDGRYGDSSSRDGDRYGRDYDERYSRDGFRDDRGRSRSVDDYQYESRSRSSDRDHAFDDDGQSSSRGSGAKADDQHQDGRRPEQNTGAPPSYEEAIGESRSPIYGERYSFLSAASVPRASSPPAANNLSQANVGVCTSESPESQKVEAFDEFDPRGSLPPFTSSSAATPTGTNNGEVDLLGSLSDSFPPNPLAVMPAASATPASETVGHAKMISGSTLDTTLPASTVINQSFEDPFGDSPFKAIPSADSAPPAQQSSGSAAPFQLAMDQNAEMPQPSVTNAGAVTNFDFADSFSAITYPTSSAPGAQQPSENSQFLAEELSAVHQETDILADILPPSGRPPLPVALHGAFSGPAGQPQPSADVQRNFQQEAGSLAPVAANMGTQAPSGLITQFNGGGFVSHGGPAAPAASYMPLQIQSGPPAQHLTHGSAAPISQEYTHQTTSGLGTQYTNGSFLPQQVYAASPPPQTAHHAPGAPPAHFNNGNFTPQQFSGAPATSQIAPQTTAGPAVHHNNDFLGNMFAQGPNTPITSQPASISSTGSLAIAPQSKDKFETKSAVWNDTLSRGLVNLNISGPKINPLADIGVDFDSINRKEKRMEKTSATPVISTITMGKAMGSGSGMGRTGAGALRPPSNPMVSPGMGMGMGGGPGAGMGMGGYPGMNRPMGMGMNMGMGMNMGQGVNMQPQTGFPPGSTMPSGYNPMMGTGGYNPMMGTGGYPQQPYGGGYR encoded by the exons ATGAAGAAAGCCTTTGGTCAAACTGTTAGGGACTT AAAGAGAGAGGTCAATAAAAAAGTGCTCAAAGTTCCTGGAATCGAGCAGAAG gTTCTTGATGCGACAAACAATGAGTCCTGGGGTCCTCATGGATCACTTCTCTCAGATATTGCTCAGGCTTCCAAAAATTA TCATGAATACCAGATGATCATGGCAGTATTATGGAAAAGGATTAACGATATTGGCAAGAACTGGCGGCATGTGTACAAG GCCTTGATTGTTTTGGAATACCTAGTTGCCCATGGATCAGAGCGTGTAATTGAGGAAATTAGAGAACACGCATATCAAACATCG ACATTGTCAGATTTCCGATATATTGATTCCAGTGGAAGAGACCAGGGAAACAATGTCAGGAAGAAATCTCAAAGTCTTGTGGTCCTGGTAAATGATAAAgagaaaataattgaagttaGACAGAAGGCCGCTGTTAACAGGGACAA GTTTCGAAACACATCAGCTGGTGGAATGTATAGGCCTAGTTCATATTCAAGTGGAGGAGGATATGGTGATAGATACGAAGATGATCATAATGAAGGTCGTTATGGAGGCAGGGATGATGATCGGAATGATTATGGAAGGGAAAGAGATTACAGTTATAAGGATGATGGCAGATATGGGGACTCATCCAGTCGTGATGGAGATCGTTATGGAAGAGATTATGATGAACGCTACAGCAGAGATGGGTTCAGGGATGACAGGGGAAGAAGTCGTAGTGTTGATGATTACCAGTATGAATCAAGAAGCAGGAGCTCTGATAGAGATCATGCTTTTGATGATGATGGCCAATCTTCATCCcg TGGCAGTGGTGCGAAAGCTGACGACCAACATCAAGATGGAAG GCGGCCTGAGCAAAATACTGGTGCTCCTCCTAGCTATGAGGAAGCTATTGGTGAATCTAGGAGCCCCATTTATGGTGAAAGGTATTCTTTT CTGTCAGCGGCATCTGTTCCCAGGGCTTCTTCTCCTCCTGCGGCAAATAATCTTAGCCAAGCAAATGTTGGCGTTTGCACTTCTGAATCTCCTGAAAGCCAGAAAGTTGAGGCATTCGATGAATTTGATCCGCGTGGTTCT CTGCCCCCCTTTACCTCAAGCAGTGCTGCAACTCCAACTGGCACAAATAATGGGGAAGTTGACTTACTTGGTTCCCTTTCAGATTCATTCCCTCCAAACCCATTGGCCGTCATGCCTGCTGCATCTGCAACCCCGGCCTCTGAAACTGTTGGGCATGCTAAGATGATTTCAGGATCCACACTTGATACCACGCTGCCTGCATCCACGGTCATTAATCAG TCTTTTGAAGACCCTTTTGGCGACTCTCCTTTCAAAGCCATCCCTTCTGCAGACTCTGCTCCTCCAGCACAACAAAGTTCGGGTTCCGCAGCTCCTTTTCAGCTTGCCATGGATCAAAATGCTGAAATGCCCCAGCCATCTGTGACAAATGCTGGTGCAGTCACTAATTTTGACTTTGCAGACTCCTTTTCTGCCATAACTTACCCCACATCTAGTGCCCCTGGTGCTCAACAACCTTCAGAAAACTCACAGTTTTTGGCTGAAGAACTGTCTGCTGTGCATCAAGAAACTGATATCTTGGCAGATATTCTCCCACCATCTGGTCGTCCACCACTTCCAGTAGCTTTGCACGGAGCCTTTTCAGGTCCCGCTGGCCAACCTCAACCAAGTGCTGATGTGCAAAGGAATTTCCAACAGGAGGCCGGTTCTTTGGCTCCAGTGGCTGCAAACATGGGTACTCAGGCTCCTTCAGGACTAATTACCCAATTCAATGGTGGGGGTTTCGTTTCGCATGGAGGACCTGCAGCTCCTGCTGCTTCATACATGCCTCTACAAATTCAATCTGGACCTCCTGCACAGCATCTTACACATGGTTCTGCGGCCCCTATTTCTCAAGAATATACTCATCAGACCACAAGTGGACTTGGTACCCAGTATACCAATGGAAGCTTCCTTCCCCAACAGGTTTATGCCGCCTCACCTCCTCCACAAACTGCTCATCATGCGCCTGGTGCACCACCTGCACATTTTAACAATGGAAACTTCACTCCACAGCAGTTTTCTGGAGCCCCTGCTACTTCACAAATTGCTCCTCAAACTACAGCTGGACCAGCTGTACATCATAACAATGATTTTTTAGGTAACATGTTTGCTCAAGGCCCAAACACTCCCATAACTTCACAGCCTGCTAGTATATCTTCTACAGGATCACTTGCTATAGCTCCTCAGTCCAAGGACAAGTTTGAAACCAAGTCGGCAGTTTGGAATGATACATTGAGTAGAGGGCTGGTCAATTTGAATATATCTGGAC CTAAAATTAATCCATTGGCAGATATTGGAGTTGATTTTGATTCAATCAACCGTAAGGAGAAGAGGATGGAGAAAACCAGTGCCACTCCTGTCATATCTACCATCACCATGGGTAAAGCtatgggatctggttcgggaaTGGGCCGAACAGGTGCTGGTGCTCTTAGGCCTCCATCAAATCCTATGGTGAGTCCTGGCATGGGAATGGGCATGGGTGGAGGTCCTGGTGCAGGTATGGGCATGGGTGGCTATCCTGGCATGAATCGACCCATGGGCATGGGTATGAACATGGGCATGGGAATGAATATGGGGCAAGGAGTCAATATGCAACCGCAAACTGGCTTCCCACCCGGTTCAACCATGCCCAGTGGTTATAACCCTATGATGGGCACTGGTGGGTATAACCCAATGATGGGCACTGGTGGTTATCCTCAACAACCATATGGCGGTGGCTACAGATGA
- the LOC119980558 gene encoding PTI1-like tyrosine-protein kinase 1 isoform X1, translated as MEHGHHRHSLGAHEPSPRVFVRLEKPSAQDDLYLRKRVRMRKWLCCTCQVEESYPSNENEHLKSPNNHIDGYPKGSKVSAPVKPEVQKAVPIIEVPALSLEELKEKTENFGSKALIGEGSYGRVYYANLDNEKAVAVKKLDVSSEPESNVEFLTQVSMVSRLKHDNIVELLGYCVEGNLRVIAYEFARMGSLHDILHGRKGVQGAQPGPTLDWMHRVRIAVDAARGLEYLHEKAQPPVIHRDIRSSNVLLFEDFKGKIADFNLSNQAPDMAARLHSTRVLGTFGYHAPEYAMTGQLTQKSDVYSFGVVLLELLTGRKPVDHTMPRGQQSLVTWATPRLSEDKVKQCVDPKLKGEYPPKGVAKLAAVAALCVQYEAEFRPNMSIVVKALQPLLKPPAPAPTPAPET; from the exons ATGGAACATGGACATCATCGACACAGTTTGGGG GCACATGAACCATCGCCTCGTGTTTTTGTACGTCTGGAAAAACCAAGTGCGCAAGACGATTTATATCTGAGGAAGAGAGTCAGGATGCGTAAGTGGTTGTGCTGTACATGTCAAGTGGAAGAGTCTTACCCGtcaaatgaaaatgaacaccTGAAGAGCCCAAATAATCATATAGATG GGTATCCGAAAGGCTCAAAGGTGTCAGCTCCTGTCAAACCTGAAGTGCAAAAGGCAGTACCTATCATTGAAGTGCCTGCATTGTCTTTGGAGGAACTGAAAGAGAAGACTGAGAATTTTGGATCAAAGGCTTTGATTGGTGAAGGATCTTATGGGAGGGTGTATTATGCAAACCTCGATAATGAAAAAGCTGTAGCTGTAAAAAAGCTTGATGTTTCATCTGAGCCAGAATCAAATGTTGAGTTCTTGACTCAG GTCTCCATGGTCTCGAGATTGAAGCATGACAATATTGTGGAGTTGCTTGGTTACTGTGTTGAGGGGAATCTCCGTGTGATTGCATACGAGTTTGCAAGAATGGGATCTCTACATGACATATTGCATG GTAGAAAGGGAGTTCAAGGCGCACAACCAGGTCCAACTCTTGATTGGATGCATCGTGTAAGAATCGCAGTGGATGCAGCAAGAGGGTTGGAATACTTGCATGAGAAGGCTCAGCCACCTGTTATACACAGGGACATTAGATCGAGCAATGTGCTTCTCTTTGAAGACTTTAAAGGCAAGATTGCAGATTTCAACCTTTCAAATCAGGCTCCTGATATGGCTGCTCGTCTTCATTCCACTCGAGTTTTGGGAACCTTCGGTTATCATGCTCCAGA GTATGCAATGACCGGACAGCTGACCCAGAAGAGTGATGTGTACAGCTTTGGGGTGGTTCTGCTGGAACTTCTAACTGGGAGAAAACCTGTTGATCATACCATGCCTCGTGGGCAACAGAGTCTTGTTACCTGG GCTACTCCAAGACTGAGTGAAGACAAAGTTAAGCAGTGTGTAGATCCAAAGCTAAAGGGAGAATATCCTCCTAAAGGAGTTGCCAAG TTGGCAGCTGTGGCAGCACTATGCGTGCAGTATGAAGCCGAGTTCCGGCCAAATATGAGCATTGTTGTCAAGGCTCTGCAACCGCTCCTGAAgcctcctgctcctgctccgaCTCCAGCCCCCGAGACTTAG
- the LOC119980558 gene encoding PTI1-like tyrosine-protein kinase 1 isoform X2 has protein sequence MRKWLCCTCQVEESYPSNENEHLKSPNNHIDGYPKGSKVSAPVKPEVQKAVPIIEVPALSLEELKEKTENFGSKALIGEGSYGRVYYANLDNEKAVAVKKLDVSSEPESNVEFLTQVSMVSRLKHDNIVELLGYCVEGNLRVIAYEFARMGSLHDILHGRKGVQGAQPGPTLDWMHRVRIAVDAARGLEYLHEKAQPPVIHRDIRSSNVLLFEDFKGKIADFNLSNQAPDMAARLHSTRVLGTFGYHAPEYAMTGQLTQKSDVYSFGVVLLELLTGRKPVDHTMPRGQQSLVTWATPRLSEDKVKQCVDPKLKGEYPPKGVAKLAAVAALCVQYEAEFRPNMSIVVKALQPLLKPPAPAPTPAPET, from the exons ATGCGTAAGTGGTTGTGCTGTACATGTCAAGTGGAAGAGTCTTACCCGtcaaatgaaaatgaacaccTGAAGAGCCCAAATAATCATATAGATG GGTATCCGAAAGGCTCAAAGGTGTCAGCTCCTGTCAAACCTGAAGTGCAAAAGGCAGTACCTATCATTGAAGTGCCTGCATTGTCTTTGGAGGAACTGAAAGAGAAGACTGAGAATTTTGGATCAAAGGCTTTGATTGGTGAAGGATCTTATGGGAGGGTGTATTATGCAAACCTCGATAATGAAAAAGCTGTAGCTGTAAAAAAGCTTGATGTTTCATCTGAGCCAGAATCAAATGTTGAGTTCTTGACTCAG GTCTCCATGGTCTCGAGATTGAAGCATGACAATATTGTGGAGTTGCTTGGTTACTGTGTTGAGGGGAATCTCCGTGTGATTGCATACGAGTTTGCAAGAATGGGATCTCTACATGACATATTGCATG GTAGAAAGGGAGTTCAAGGCGCACAACCAGGTCCAACTCTTGATTGGATGCATCGTGTAAGAATCGCAGTGGATGCAGCAAGAGGGTTGGAATACTTGCATGAGAAGGCTCAGCCACCTGTTATACACAGGGACATTAGATCGAGCAATGTGCTTCTCTTTGAAGACTTTAAAGGCAAGATTGCAGATTTCAACCTTTCAAATCAGGCTCCTGATATGGCTGCTCGTCTTCATTCCACTCGAGTTTTGGGAACCTTCGGTTATCATGCTCCAGA GTATGCAATGACCGGACAGCTGACCCAGAAGAGTGATGTGTACAGCTTTGGGGTGGTTCTGCTGGAACTTCTAACTGGGAGAAAACCTGTTGATCATACCATGCCTCGTGGGCAACAGAGTCTTGTTACCTGG GCTACTCCAAGACTGAGTGAAGACAAAGTTAAGCAGTGTGTAGATCCAAAGCTAAAGGGAGAATATCCTCCTAAAGGAGTTGCCAAG TTGGCAGCTGTGGCAGCACTATGCGTGCAGTATGAAGCCGAGTTCCGGCCAAATATGAGCATTGTTGTCAAGGCTCTGCAACCGCTCCTGAAgcctcctgctcctgctccgaCTCCAGCCCCCGAGACTTAG